A genome region from Syntrophorhabdaceae bacterium includes the following:
- a CDS encoding zf-HC2 domain-containing protein, whose product MRQCRDIEEQLTAYLDGVLEAGEKESVEEHLSTCSHCLTAFKDLQRTREILARLDEVDPPSGLAEQIMSRIHEREERRKGLFAKLFFPLHIKIPVQALATILVVVLSVYIYKTTLPEMGNFERVPEPQVTGTGSPAAKKDISPKIPAAAPAPQRSSRKAQAEKKEPAPPPQTAAAPDIAPHDEKTFVPETHADDNNALSFSKAAPPPREERLKTRGTAVREEKSKAPEAQHIPPLPTGPRDVRSHIAMTAGNHGEAAGQAKMIMRSLGGTGIVERAEGNTAIVSGWIDTAVLGDLTDRLKEIAAVDESKSSFVSGMRTAFIEIHISGTDSGREEKPADR is encoded by the coding sequence ATGAGACAATGTCGCGACATCGAGGAGCAACTCACAGCCTACCTTGACGGCGTTCTCGAAGCCGGAGAGAAGGAGAGCGTCGAGGAGCATCTTTCGACCTGCTCTCATTGCCTCACCGCCTTTAAGGACCTGCAAAGGACCCGGGAGATCCTCGCCCGGTTGGATGAGGTCGATCCGCCGTCAGGTCTGGCGGAACAGATAATGTCCCGGATCCACGAAAGGGAAGAGCGAAGGAAGGGCCTCTTCGCAAAGTTGTTCTTTCCGCTCCACATAAAGATTCCCGTGCAGGCGCTGGCGACTATTCTCGTCGTAGTCCTATCCGTATATATCTATAAGACCACTCTGCCGGAAATGGGAAACTTTGAACGTGTCCCAGAGCCGCAGGTTACAGGGACAGGGTCCCCGGCCGCAAAAAAAGATATCTCTCCGAAAATACCGGCGGCCGCACCCGCACCGCAACGTTCGTCGCGCAAAGCACAGGCGGAGAAAAAAGAACCGGCGCCGCCGCCGCAGACGGCGGCCGCACCCGACATAGCCCCGCATGACGAAAAGACCTTTGTCCCTGAAACGCACGCCGATGACAATAATGCTTTGTCGTTTTCAAAAGCCGCCCCTCCACCCAGGGAGGAGCGCCTCAAAACCCGAGGTACGGCCGTGAGGGAAGAAAAAAGCAAGGCTCCCGAAGCACAGCACATACCGCCTCTTCCCACCGGGCCGCGGGATGTTCGAAGCCACATCGCGATGACGGCAGGTAACCACGGTGAGGCCGCGGGTCAAGCGAAGATGATAATGCGTTCCCTCGGAGGCACCGGGATCGTGGAGAGGGCTGAAGGTAATACTGCTATAGTTTCGGGGTGGATCGACACCGCGGTTCTTGGTGATTTGACGGACCGGTTAAAAGAGATTGCCGCCGTGGACGAATCGAAGAGCTCTTTCGTGTCCGGCATGAGGACCGCATTCATCGAGATCCACATATCGGGGACCGACAGCGGTCGTGAGGAGAAACCTGCCGACAGGTAG
- a CDS encoding sigma-70 family RNA polymerase sigma factor: METITLTWHSIAHLIIRHGTKPPGGLSQTEEGRPRENRDEDSQYVALCREGEPAAFEVLVRRHQKRMFNIAYRMTGNYEDAGDVVQEAFLSAYRTIKQFRGEAKFSTWLYGIVVNHARNRMRQTNSRSYHEPVRFDDPPSREEGGPAIDPPSRDISAVDLLVQKETQQKVQSCINGLDKEHREVLVLRDIQGFSYEEITGMLGIPDGTVKSRLSRARNALKDSLKKVFGDI, encoded by the coding sequence ATGGAAACTATCACACTCACATGGCACAGCATAGCGCACCTGATCATCAGGCATGGAACAAAACCGCCCGGCGGGCTGTCTCAAACCGAAGAAGGGCGGCCCCGGGAAAACAGGGACGAAGATTCTCAATACGTCGCCTTATGCCGGGAAGGCGAACCGGCGGCCTTCGAGGTCCTGGTGAGGAGACATCAGAAGAGGATGTTCAACATCGCATATCGCATGACGGGTAACTATGAGGACGCGGGCGACGTGGTGCAGGAGGCTTTCCTCTCCGCATACAGGACGATCAAGCAATTTCGCGGCGAGGCCAAATTCTCGACATGGCTTTATGGCATCGTCGTTAACCATGCCCGGAACAGAATGCGCCAGACAAACAGCAGATCATACCATGAGCCGGTTCGTTTCGATGATCCGCCTTCGCGCGAAGAAGGAGGTCCCGCCATCGATCCTCCATCGCGCGATATTTCCGCCGTTGACTTGCTTGTGCAAAAAGAGACCCAGCAAAAGGTGCAGAGTTGCATCAATGGCCTCGACAAAGAACATCGGGAGGTCCTTGTCCTCAGGGACATCCAGGGATTCTCCTACGAAGAGATCACGGGTATGCTGGGCATTCCCGACGGCACTGTGAAATCCCGGCTTTCCAGGGCCCGCAACGCCCTTAAGGACAGCCTTAAAAAGGTGTTTGGTGACATATGA
- a CDS encoding ATPase, T2SS/T4P/T4SS family, translating to MSAVMDRVSSLKNTELFRALEDGDLEKLSTKLRERVYPPNTAIVREGASGDAMFIIKNGQVEVKKREQNLGVDLTIATLGMGACFGEMALLTGKPRSATVMAIAATELFVLEKKDFDALLLEHPSISISINKIVAERIEEMNTQKSMGVVLMQTLRIDPDFITVIPEPVALKYRMLATSYGNGSLTIAMVNPQDIIALDEARKLIKAKFTKSIALDQVIVTDEDFKQFMEGEYKIITKPLVEEKPEVNLDDFLDSMDHIQSDIMKDVEFDDGQDDDSGITDLAREAEGAPIIRLTNNIIAMALKKGASDIHIEPMERGLRVRYRVDGVLHEEMMLPKKVQLPLISRVKIISKLDITERRLPQDGRITIKLGSKSVDFRVSTVPTKFGEKICTRILDKSNTTMGLDKLISHVPVLDLVRGMIKKPYGIIYVTGPTGSGKSTTLYSSLAEINDIGVNISTVEDPVEYDLEGVNQVQVNSDIGLDFARVLRAFLRQDPDIILVGETRDTETAKIAVEAALTGHLVFTTLHANDAPSTFMRLSEMGIEPFLISTSVIGIVAQRLVRRICGKCKESYQPDPIILKYLDLSEDTILHKGKGCDVCGGTGYKGRIGVYEVLIVNEELRHLVAEGADTLAIRDAALRSGMKSLKEYCLILLGEGLTTVDEVLRTVAVQN from the coding sequence GTGAGCGCTGTAATGGACAGGGTTTCGTCTCTCAAGAACACGGAACTATTCCGTGCTCTTGAAGACGGCGATCTGGAAAAGCTTTCAACGAAACTGCGAGAAAGGGTCTATCCTCCGAACACGGCCATCGTTCGTGAAGGCGCCTCCGGGGACGCCATGTTTATCATCAAGAATGGACAGGTCGAAGTGAAGAAGAGGGAGCAGAACCTCGGCGTCGACCTCACCATAGCGACGCTGGGTATGGGTGCTTGTTTTGGAGAGATGGCGCTCCTTACCGGCAAGCCTCGCTCCGCCACGGTCATGGCGATCGCCGCCACGGAACTCTTTGTCCTTGAAAAGAAGGACTTCGATGCGCTTCTCCTCGAACATCCGAGCATTTCCATCTCCATCAACAAGATAGTGGCAGAGCGTATCGAGGAGATGAACACGCAAAAAAGCATGGGCGTCGTCCTTATGCAGACGCTGAGGATCGATCCCGATTTCATAACCGTCATACCCGAGCCTGTGGCCTTGAAGTACAGGATGCTGGCCACCTCTTACGGCAACGGAAGCCTGACGATCGCCATGGTGAACCCGCAGGACATCATCGCCCTCGATGAAGCGCGCAAGCTGATCAAGGCGAAGTTCACGAAAAGCATTGCCCTCGATCAGGTCATCGTTACCGATGAGGATTTCAAACAATTCATGGAAGGCGAATACAAGATCATTACCAAGCCTCTCGTTGAAGAAAAGCCCGAGGTCAACCTTGATGATTTTCTCGACTCCATGGATCACATTCAGTCGGACATCATGAAAGACGTCGAGTTCGACGATGGTCAGGATGACGATTCGGGCATCACCGATCTTGCCCGCGAAGCTGAAGGCGCTCCCATAATCCGGCTGACGAACAACATCATCGCCATGGCCCTTAAAAAGGGCGCAAGCGACATCCACATCGAACCAATGGAGCGCGGACTGCGTGTTCGATACCGTGTCGACGGTGTTCTGCACGAAGAGATGATGCTTCCCAAGAAGGTGCAGCTGCCGCTCATCAGCAGGGTGAAGATCATTTCGAAACTGGACATTACCGAGCGCCGGCTTCCTCAGGATGGCAGGATCACCATCAAGCTCGGCAGCAAGTCCGTCGACTTTCGTGTGTCTACTGTGCCGACGAAGTTCGGGGAAAAGATCTGCACAAGGATTCTCGACAAGTCGAACACAACGATGGGTCTCGACAAACTCATCTCGCACGTGCCCGTCCTTGATCTTGTCCGCGGCATGATCAAGAAGCCCTATGGCATCATCTACGTCACCGGTCCGACAGGATCGGGGAAAAGTACGACACTCTATAGTTCGCTGGCCGAGATCAATGACATAGGCGTCAACATTTCCACGGTGGAAGACCCCGTCGAATATGATCTCGAGGGCGTGAACCAGGTGCAGGTGAACTCCGATATCGGACTCGACTTTGCGCGGGTGCTCAGGGCTTTCCTCAGACAGGATCCGGACATCATCCTCGTCGGTGAAACGCGTGACACGGAAACCGCGAAGATCGCTGTCGAGGCGGCACTCACAGGTCACCTCGTCTTCACGACCCTCCATGCGAACGATGCCCCCAGCACGTTCATGCGGCTTTCTGAAATGGGCATCGAGCCCTTTCTCATTTCCACTTCCGTCATCGGCATCGTAGCTCAGCGCCTCGTCCGTCGGATCTGCGGCAAGTGCAAGGAATCCTACCAGCCTGACCCCATAATCCTGAAATACCTGGACCTCAGCGAAGACACAATATTGCACAAGGGAAAAGGGTGCGACGTGTGCGGGGGGACGGGATACAAGGGAAGGATCGGGGTGTATGAAGTGCTTATCGTCAACGAGGAACTCAGGCACCTTGTTGCGGAAGGCGCTGATACTCTGGCGATCAGGGACGCGGCGCTCAGAAGCGGTATGAAATCCCTCAAAGAGTACTGCCTGATCCTTCTTGGTGAAGGACTTACCACGGTCGACGAAGTCCTGCGGACTGTCGCGGTTCAGAATTGA
- a CDS encoding TVP38/TMEM64 family protein: MIRTSLVKSKALSHVLRSILALLTLLLIFLIFYSYQEGAWKEIFAYYRFFLDYKQLRLFILSFGPFAGLMFVVIQSLQVVFAPVPGEITGFVGGLIFGNTWGAILSTVGLTIGSLAAFTISRMLGLRFVEKIVKKDYIDKFNFFVTHKGLNVSFILFLIPGFPKDSLCYLLGLTRIRLIDFIIMNVFGRLPGTLMLTMQGTAVYSQQYRLFFVLLSVSIVLTFVLYLVRSSLMRAIIETVRKIRHLLRRK, translated from the coding sequence TTGATCCGAACGTCTCTCGTAAAATCAAAGGCCCTCTCCCACGTATTGCGTTCCATCCTTGCTCTCCTGACCCTTCTTCTCATTTTTCTCATTTTCTATTCCTATCAGGAGGGTGCGTGGAAAGAGATCTTTGCCTATTACCGTTTCTTCCTCGACTACAAACAATTACGCCTCTTCATCCTCTCCTTCGGACCTTTCGCCGGGCTTATGTTTGTCGTGATCCAATCTCTCCAGGTTGTTTTTGCCCCGGTGCCCGGAGAGATAACGGGGTTTGTCGGCGGGCTTATTTTCGGGAACACATGGGGCGCGATCCTTTCCACCGTCGGTCTCACCATCGGCTCTCTTGCTGCCTTCACGATATCGAGGATGCTCGGATTGCGATTCGTGGAGAAGATCGTAAAAAAGGATTACATAGACAAGTTCAATTTTTTTGTCACCCACAAAGGACTCAACGTCTCTTTCATTCTCTTTCTCATCCCCGGCTTTCCGAAGGATTCGTTGTGCTATCTTCTGGGATTGACCCGCATCAGATTGATCGATTTCATCATAATGAATGTATTTGGAAGATTGCCGGGAACCTTAATGCTTACCATGCAGGGCACCGCAGTATACTCGCAGCAATACCGCCTGTTCTTCGTTCTTCTTTCCGTAAGCATTGTCCTGACCTTTGTTCTTTACCTGGTGAGAAGCTCGCTGATGAGAGCGATCATCGAAACCGTCCGCAAGATCCGCCATCTCCTCCGCCGGAAGTAA
- a CDS encoding sigma factor, protein MTDSQSILRNKCLHPAIDRTHAPVRLAVTALSITQTVRSRIPSSKSKYDRNEKVDELYRTWSQSSGDDPESRYENVILLFYELYRPKIVAIARKYRALSPVFDDDDLQQTGLLGIFQALTKYDHGEHINMRFSTYLEWSIRNVFQRTIGYTDKFVEICDKNDDFLYVMSYREFLVKKRAIISEGHRYVIRSRQCYLSDVYPLSDHNLHNVPALHQVAAEHTDDCHDQGDKR, encoded by the coding sequence ATGACAGACAGCCAGTCAATTCTCAGAAATAAGTGTCTTCACCCGGCGATCGATCGCACGCACGCACCGGTCCGGCTTGCCGTGACCGCTCTTTCCATAACGCAAACGGTACGGTCAAGGATTCCGTCAAGCAAAAGCAAATATGACAGGAATGAAAAGGTTGATGAACTATACCGCACGTGGTCGCAGTCGTCCGGAGATGATCCCGAAAGCCGGTATGAGAATGTCATTCTCCTTTTCTACGAACTCTACAGGCCGAAGATCGTGGCGATAGCAAGAAAGTACAGGGCTTTGAGCCCGGTCTTCGATGATGACGATCTTCAGCAAACCGGGCTTCTTGGGATCTTCCAGGCCTTAACGAAGTACGATCATGGCGAGCACATAAATATGAGATTTTCCACCTATCTCGAATGGTCCATACGGAATGTCTTTCAACGCACCATAGGTTACACCGATAAATTCGTCGAGATCTGTGACAAAAATGACGACTTCCTGTATGTTATGAGTTACCGGGAATTCCTGGTAAAAAAGAGGGCCATCATATCCGAGGGGCATAGATACGTCATCAGATCGAGGCAATGCTATCTCTCGGATGTATATCCTCTTTCGGACCATAACCTGCATAATGTGCCCGCTCTTCACCAGGTCGCCGCGGAACACACCGACGACTGCCATGATCAAGGGGACAAGAGATAA
- the bioD gene encoding dethiobiotin synthase, whose protein sequence is MKSIFVTGTDTGVGKTVISSGIAAYLSTRKGLDVGVMKPFESGIETTGERDCGDTWTLKKASGSQDAISEINPYLFKAPLAPEAAASLEKAVIDMNFVTSAYNALAAHHDVVIVEGAGGLLVPITEGFFYADLIRSWNTPVIVVSRLTLGTINHTLLTCAHLKSIGVKVLGVILNDQQGENDVASQTNPGMLEKYLDVPLLGVFPYTPNLFEKGVDRERLAGLFEKHINCEALLA, encoded by the coding sequence ATGAAGAGTATTTTTGTAACGGGTACCGACACCGGTGTGGGGAAGACCGTTATCTCCTCAGGCATTGCGGCCTATCTCTCGACGAGGAAGGGCCTTGATGTGGGAGTCATGAAGCCTTTCGAAAGCGGCATCGAAACAACGGGCGAAAGGGACTGCGGCGACACCTGGACCCTGAAGAAGGCCTCGGGCTCGCAGGACGCCATAAGCGAGATAAACCCGTATCTTTTTAAAGCGCCCCTTGCACCTGAAGCGGCAGCTTCCCTGGAAAAAGCAGTGATCGACATGAATTTTGTCACGTCAGCGTACAACGCACTTGCAGCCCATCATGACGTGGTCATCGTCGAAGGAGCAGGCGGTCTTCTCGTACCCATCACCGAAGGATTCTTCTATGCCGACCTCATCCGATCCTGGAATACTCCCGTCATCGTCGTATCGAGGCTCACCCTGGGAACCATCAACCACACCCTCCTCACCTGCGCCCATCTCAAGTCCATCGGCGTGAAGGTTCTCGGTGTCATTCTCAACGACCAGCAGGGTGAGAACGACGTGGCCTCCCAAACGAACCCCGGCATGCTGGAAAAATACCTCGACGTGCCCCTTCTGGGGGTCTTCCCCTACACGCCGAACCTTTTCGAAAAAGGCGTGGACAGGGAAAGGCTGGCAGGACTGTTCGAGAAGCACATCAACTGCGAAGCGCTGCTGGCGTGA
- a CDS encoding pyridoxal phosphate-dependent aminotransferase: MIVSQQIQKLIADQEGWTRRMFEEGLKIKKLYGEENVYDFSLGNPDTEPPRELQKMIAETLLDPPKGMHRYMTNSGYEEVRQEIAGYLEETYGLPFAASHVFMTNGSAGGLNILLKSMLNRGDEVIVPTPFFWEFRNYVRNHGGTLKTVRSKDDFQLDVDRIAAAITRKTRAVLLNSPNNPTGAVYSQRSVTDLVALLNAKRSEGQDIYLIADDAYRKLVYDGITLPNLFKAYELTFSINSHSKDLALPGERIGYIAISPLMPDSGLLISGLMITQRTLGFVNAPALFQRIVSKFQRTSVDIGEYQSKRDTLYNALMEGGFECVKPEGAFYMFPRSPIADELNFVRMLQQDERIMVVPGRGFGKKGYFRIAYCVPMETILKSAEGFVRIGKRFIKR; encoded by the coding sequence ATGATCGTTTCCCAACAGATTCAAAAACTGATAGCCGACCAGGAAGGGTGGACACGGAGGATGTTCGAGGAAGGCCTCAAGATAAAGAAGCTATACGGCGAAGAGAACGTCTATGACTTCTCTCTGGGGAATCCCGACACAGAGCCTCCCCGGGAGTTGCAGAAGATGATCGCCGAGACGCTTCTCGATCCCCCGAAGGGCATGCACCGCTACATGACCAACAGCGGTTACGAGGAAGTGCGGCAGGAGATCGCCGGGTACCTCGAGGAAACCTACGGCCTTCCCTTCGCCGCCTCCCACGTTTTCATGACCAACGGAAGCGCGGGCGGTCTCAACATCCTTCTCAAGAGCATGCTCAACAGAGGTGATGAGGTCATCGTCCCGACGCCTTTTTTCTGGGAGTTCAGAAACTATGTCCGTAATCACGGGGGCACCTTGAAAACCGTGAGATCGAAGGACGACTTCCAGCTTGACGTCGACAGGATTGCCGCGGCCATAACCCGGAAAACAAGGGCTGTTCTCCTCAACAGCCCAAACAATCCGACGGGCGCCGTATATTCCCAGCGAAGCGTCACAGACCTGGTGGCGCTCCTCAATGCGAAGCGCTCCGAGGGACAAGACATCTATCTCATAGCCGATGACGCATACCGGAAGCTTGTTTACGACGGCATCACCCTGCCAAACCTTTTCAAGGCCTACGAACTGACCTTCTCCATAAACTCCCATTCAAAGGACCTGGCCCTACCCGGGGAGCGGATCGGTTACATAGCTATTTCTCCTCTCATGCCCGATTCCGGCCTGCTCATATCCGGCCTTATGATCACCCAAAGAACCCTTGGTTTCGTCAATGCCCCCGCTTTGTTTCAGCGGATCGTCTCGAAGTTTCAGCGCACTTCCGTCGATATCGGCGAATATCAGAGCAAGAGGGACACCCTTTACAATGCGCTGATGGAGGGCGGTTTTGAATGTGTGAAACCGGAAGGCGCCTTCTACATGTTCCCCCGCTCGCCCATTGCCGACGAACTCAACTTCGTCAGGATGCTGCAGCAGGATGAGAGGATCATGGTCGTACCGGGAAGGGGTTTCGGCAAGAAAGGTTATTTCAGGATCGCATACTGTGTCCCGATGGAGACGATCCTCAAAAGCGCGGAAGGATTCGTCAGGATAGGAAAACGTTTTATAAAGAGGTGA
- a CDS encoding MoxR family ATPase gives MAGGSQGYNGSEDYIASKPLMEIVNVSVILKKPLVVKGEPGTGKTLLAHSIARALNKKLLIWNIKSTTKARDGLYVYDTVQRLNDARFKDKDISDIRQYIKMGRLGQAFNSDEQVILLIDEIDKADIEFPNDLLNELDEMTFHVNELDEEVSAKHRPIVIITSNSEKELPDAFLRRCLFYYIEFPDGEMMERIIRVHYPDIEDKLVKEALKKFYWIREMDGLKKRPSTSELLDWIKALALGGIKIDKINNEIPFLGTLLKNEQDTDRFVRVSTNQGGFGFKRR, from the coding sequence ATGGCAGGCGGTTCACAGGGATATAACGGCAGCGAAGACTATATAGCGTCGAAACCACTTATGGAGATTGTCAATGTATCGGTGATCCTGAAAAAACCCCTCGTTGTAAAAGGGGAGCCAGGCACGGGAAAAACCCTTCTGGCCCACAGTATTGCCCGGGCACTGAACAAAAAGCTTTTGATCTGGAACATAAAATCAACCACCAAGGCTCGTGATGGTCTCTACGTCTACGACACGGTGCAGAGACTTAACGACGCACGGTTCAAGGATAAGGACATCAGCGATATCAGGCAGTATATCAAGATGGGAAGACTCGGCCAGGCATTTAACAGCGATGAGCAGGTCATCCTGCTGATTGACGAGATCGACAAGGCCGACATCGAATTCCCCAACGATCTTCTCAACGAACTCGACGAGATGACGTTTCATGTCAATGAGCTTGACGAAGAGGTTTCGGCAAAGCACAGGCCCATCGTCATAATCACGAGCAACTCCGAAAAAGAGCTTCCCGATGCCTTTCTTAGAAGGTGTCTTTTCTACTACATCGAATTTCCCGACGGCGAAATGATGGAGAGGATCATCAGGGTCCACTATCCCGACATCGAAGATAAGCTCGTCAAGGAGGCATTGAAGAAATTCTACTGGATTCGGGAGATGGACGGACTGAAAAAGAGACCATCCACCAGTGAACTCCTCGACTGGATAAAGGCCCTTGCTTTGGGCGGCATCAAGATCGACAAGATCAACAACGAGATCCCCTTTCTGGGAACACTCCTGAAGAACGAACAGGATACGGACAGGTTTGTACGTGTCTCGACGAATCAGGGCGGATTTGGTTTTAAGAGAAGGTAA
- a CDS encoding pyridoxal phosphate-dependent aminotransferase yields the protein MGISKAISKSMRDSSWIRAMFEEGEKMKRIHGPENILDFTLGNPDVEPPAQLKEELVRIVTSETPGMHRYMTNSGYEDVRAEIADFHGQRTGLPFTKDHIVMTVGSAGGMNVVLKSLLDPGNEVIVLAPFFVEFKFYIENHGGVMKLVETTEDFHLDVGKIEEAITRRTKAIIINSPNNPTGAVYSEKEILDLAAVLHRRREKGQRIFLLSDEAYRKILYDGVVLPDVFNIYEDTLSVTSHSKDLALPGERIGYICASPRITNLKPLMDAMIFSNRILGFINAPALMQRLVGRFQKNSVDVLDYQRKRDVLHDILVEAGLSVVKPMGAFYMFPRSPIPDDITFVRELQKHRILAVPGVGFGTPGYFRLAYCIPMDVIERSRKSFLELGLKK from the coding sequence ATGGGTATTTCAAAAGCCATCAGCAAGTCGATGAGAGATTCTTCATGGATAAGGGCCATGTTTGAGGAAGGCGAAAAGATGAAAAGGATACACGGGCCCGAAAACATACTCGACTTCACCCTCGGCAACCCCGACGTGGAGCCTCCCGCTCAGTTGAAGGAAGAGCTTGTCCGAATCGTCACCTCGGAGACTCCCGGCATGCATCGCTACATGACGAACAGCGGCTACGAGGATGTGCGCGCCGAGATAGCGGACTTCCATGGCCAGAGGACAGGATTGCCCTTTACCAAGGACCACATCGTGATGACCGTCGGGTCCGCCGGCGGGATGAACGTTGTACTGAAATCCCTCCTTGATCCCGGAAACGAGGTCATCGTGCTCGCTCCTTTCTTCGTGGAATTCAAGTTCTATATCGAAAACCACGGCGGAGTGATGAAGCTTGTAGAAACAACAGAGGATTTCCACCTCGATGTCGGCAAGATCGAGGAGGCCATAACGAGAAGGACCAAGGCCATCATCATCAACTCCCCGAACAATCCCACGGGCGCCGTCTACAGCGAGAAAGAGATCCTCGACCTCGCCGCCGTTCTTCACAGGCGCAGGGAGAAGGGACAGCGCATATTTCTCCTGTCTGACGAAGCATACAGGAAGATCCTCTACGACGGGGTCGTTCTTCCCGATGTATTCAACATCTATGAGGACACCCTATCGGTGACCTCTCATTCCAAGGACCTGGCATTGCCGGGAGAACGCATCGGCTACATCTGCGCCTCGCCGCGCATCACGAATCTCAAGCCCCTGATGGACGCCATGATCTTTTCGAACAGGATCCTCGGATTCATCAACGCCCCGGCCCTCATGCAACGTCTTGTGGGCAGGTTCCAGAAGAACAGCGTGGACGTTCTTGACTATCAGCGGAAAAGGGACGTCCTCCATGACATCCTCGTGGAGGCGGGCCTGAGTGTCGTCAAGCCCATGGGCGCCTTCTACATGTTCCCCAGGTCACCTATCCCCGACGACATCACCTTCGTCAGGGAACTCCAGAAACACCGCATCCTCGCAGTCCCCGGTGTCGGCTTCGGCACTCCCGGCTACTTCCGCCTCGCCTACTGCATCCCCATGGACGTGATAGAGCGGTCGAGGAAGTCTTTCCTGGAACTGGGGTTGAAGAAATAG
- a CDS encoding VWA domain-containing protein: MFIDFFYVLRRKGVPVSIKEWMSFMEALYEGHFQSSLNHLYHIGRAFLVKSEAYYDAYDLAFQEFFGGIVTEDVDLDKVLGWLENPLNRLPKMSPEEVMEFQRQLEEFKRTHDLEELMRQFRERLKEQKERHDGGHKWVGTGGKSPFGAYGYHPGGIRVGGESWMQSASKVATERRFRNYRNDIILDVRQTKMALKKLRELKREGSEEELDIEATIDKTAKEGGEIELVFNRSRENSVRIVLLMDTGGSMLPYTELCEKLFSAATQANHFKEFRYYFFHNCIYQDLYEDMANYKNVPTEKLFSLFNKNYKLILVGDARMAYSELFEINGCIDYFSTNDRPGLDWLSRIRDHFPQSVWLNPTHRNFWGHYTVDTIGKIFPMYELTIDGLKDAIKALTSKTKNLLHQ; the protein is encoded by the coding sequence ATGTTCATAGATTTTTTCTACGTTCTGCGAAGGAAGGGCGTACCCGTATCCATCAAGGAATGGATGTCCTTCATGGAGGCGCTGTACGAAGGCCATTTTCAATCGAGCCTCAACCACCTTTACCATATAGGCAGGGCTTTTCTCGTCAAGAGCGAGGCGTATTATGATGCCTACGACCTTGCCTTTCAGGAGTTCTTTGGCGGTATAGTCACCGAAGACGTGGATCTGGACAAGGTGCTCGGATGGCTCGAGAACCCGCTTAACCGGTTGCCGAAGATGAGCCCCGAAGAGGTAATGGAATTTCAGAGACAGCTCGAGGAATTCAAGCGTACCCACGATCTGGAAGAACTGATGCGTCAGTTCAGGGAGCGGCTGAAAGAGCAGAAAGAGCGTCATGACGGCGGGCATAAATGGGTGGGCACGGGAGGCAAATCTCCTTTCGGTGCATACGGATATCATCCCGGAGGGATCAGGGTCGGAGGAGAGTCGTGGATGCAGTCGGCCTCCAAGGTCGCTACGGAGCGCAGGTTCCGCAATTATCGCAACGACATCATTCTCGACGTGAGACAGACGAAGATGGCCCTCAAGAAACTGCGGGAGCTCAAGCGCGAGGGCTCCGAAGAAGAGCTCGACATCGAGGCGACTATCGATAAAACAGCGAAAGAAGGCGGCGAGATCGAACTCGTCTTCAACCGGTCGCGGGAGAATTCGGTACGGATCGTCCTCCTCATGGATACCGGCGGGTCGATGCTGCCCTATACGGAGCTGTGCGAGAAGCTCTTCTCCGCCGCAACCCAGGCGAACCACTTCAAGGAATTCCGCTACTACTTCTTCCACAATTGCATCTACCAGGATCTCTATGAGGATATGGCCAACTACAAGAACGTGCCGACGGAAAAGCTCTTCTCGCTTTTCAACAAGAACTATAAGCTGATACTTGTCGGCGACGCCCGGATGGCCTATTCCGAGCTTTTCGAGATCAACGGCTGCATCGATTATTTCTCGACCAACGATAGACCCGGCCTCGACTGGCTTTCACGGATACGCGACCATTTTCCCCAGTCGGTATGGCTCAACCCGACGCACAGGAACTTCTGGGGACACTACACCGTCGACACTATCGGCAAGATCTTTCCCATGTATGAGCTTACCATCGACGGTCTCAAGGATGCGATAAAGGCATTGACATCGAAGACGAAGAACCTTCTTCATCAGTAA